ATCATGTAGATCTGCGGCACTTGCAGCCGCAAAGTTTCGGCCAGCACGCTGAAGACGATGGCAGCGATCAGCGGCCCCCAGAGCGTGGCGGCACCGCCGATGAGCGCGATCAACACGGTCTGGAAACCAATGAACGGGTTGAACACGGTGTGCGGGTCGATGTAGGTCCAGCGCACCGACATCGCCGCGCCGACCGCACCCGCGACTGCCGCGGTGAGTGCGAAGCCGGCGATCTTGACGGTGCGGGTGTTCACGCCCAGTGTCTGCGCGCGCTGCTCGTCCGCGCCGATGCCCTGCATGGCCAGGCCAAAACGCGTGCGGCGGATGGCGATGGACAGCGCCACCGTGAGCAATGCGAGCAGCAACACGGTGAAGTAGATCGTGTCGCGCTCGGGCACGACCATGAGCACGCGGCCCACGGTGCCGGTGACGCTTTTCTCAAAGTAGCTGATGGCGTGGCGGATGAGCTCGGTCATGCCGAAGGTGAGCACTGCGAAGTAGGTGCCGCGCAGGTGCAGCACCGCCGCGCCCATGAGCACCGCCACGGCCGCGGCGATGAGCGCACCCAGCGCGATCGCTTGCGACCACGGCACCTGCTCCAGCAGGATTGCGCCAGCGTAGGCCCCGATGCCGAAGAAGGCCGAGGTGGCCAGCGACAGGTAGCGCGTGGTGCCGCAGAACAGCGCCCAACTCGACGAGAGTGCGACGTACATCAGGCAGGTAAGCGCCATCGAGACGACGAAGTCGCTAGCGATACCGGGCAGGGCCACGCCCCAGCCGGCCAGGCCGAAGAGGACCAGCAGGTCGCGGATGAGGATCTGTCTGGAAGTCATGCTTTTCTGGATTTGCGCGCGAACAAGCCTTCGGGCCGCAGCAGCAAAACGCCGATGAACACCACGTAGCTCAGCAGCGCCTTGAGCGAAGGGTTGGTGAAGTGCATGCCCAGCGCTTCGATCACGCCCAGCAGCAGGCCGCCCGCGAGCGCGCCGCCCATGCTGCCGAAACCGCCGAGCGTGATGACGATAAGTGCGGTGACGGTGTAGGGTTCACCCATGGAGGGGCTGATGGTGTAAGCCATGGAGAGCAGGCAACCGGCCACGCCCGAGAGACCCAGGCCGATGCCGAACATGAGCGGGTGCAGGCGCCGGGTGTTGATACCCACGAGTTGCGCGCCGGTGGGCGACTGCATGAGCGCGCGCACCCCTTTGCCGAGCAGGGTGGTGCGCAGCAACACGATGAGCGCACCGGCGAACAGCAGCGAGAGCGTGAACACCACCAGTTTGTTGACCGCGAACTGCGCGTGGCCACCGGGCAACGGGATCGCCAGCGGTTGGGTGAGGTAGTCGTAACCGCGCAGGTCGCCACCCCAGACGTAGGAGATGACGTTCTGCACCAGGAACATCAGGCCAAAGGCGACCATGAGGCCGCGCGCCTCGAACACGTCGAGGTTGGGCGAGGTGGCGGTGAGGCGGCGAAAGCACAGCCAGTGCACCGCGATGCCGACGGCGAAGAGCAGGCCGAAGGACACCGGGATCATCCAAAGCGGAGACAGTCCGAACGAGGTCTGCACCATCCAGGTGAGGAAGGCGCCGACCATTAGGAACTCGCCGTGCGCGATGTTGAGGATGCGCATCAGCCCGTACTGCAGGTTCAGCCCGAGCGCAACGAGCGCGTAGATGCCTCCGGTGATGAGACCGGAGGCGATGAGTTCAAGCCAGGCGGAGAACGACAAGCGTCACTTCCACACAGGCTTGTTGGGGTTCAGCTTGGCGGTGGCCAGCTTCTGCGGCCACACCACTTCGAACTCACCGTTCTGCCACTGGCCCACGGTGCCGGGCGTGCCCACGTTCTCGCTGCCGTTGAACTTGATGTCGCCGATGATGGTCTTGTGCGTGGTGTTGGCCACGTAGTCGCGGATCGCCTTGCGGTCCAGCCCCACCTGCTTGCAGGCGTTGGTGAGGATTTCCAACCCCGCCCAGCATGCGCCGCTGGCCCAGCGGTCGGGCTCTTTCTTCTGGCTCGCCACGTGCGCATCGAAATACGCTTTTGCGCCCGGGCTGGTCTTGCTGTTCCACGAGCCCATGCCGAGCACGCCCTCGGCGCCTGCGGGCGTCATCACGTTCTTGTAGAGCGGGAAGGCGGTGCCCACGGACGCGTAGAAGAACTTGGGGTTGAAACCGATTTCCTTGGCCTGGCGGCTGGCGAGGATGGTGTCGGGTGGGTAGGTGAAGCCGACGAAGGCGTCGGGGTTCTTGTCCTTGATGCTGCGCAGCGTGGGCGACAGGTCTTTCACGCCACCGGGGTAGCTGGTGTCCTGCACGAGGCTGATGCCCGTGCCCTGCAGCGCGACCTTGAGCGCCGAGTAGTTTTCCAGCCCGAAGAGGTCGTCCACATAGACCACGGCCACGGTCTTCACCCCGTTGGCCTTGAACATCTCCACCAGCGCATCGCACATGGGCTTGGGTTGTTGCAGCAGGAGGAAGAAGTAGGGCAGCTTCATTTCGGCCAGGCGGCGCGAGAGCGCGGTCGGCGCGAGGAAGGGGTAGCCCAGGCGGTTGGCCAGCGGCGCGACGGCGAAGTTGGCGTTGCTGCCCCACGGGGGCAGCACCAGGTCGACCTTGTCGCTGCCCATGAGTTTTTCGTAGGTGCGCACCACGGTTTCCATATCGCTGCGGTCGTCGCTGCTGATGAGTTCGATCTTGCGGCGAACGCCCTTCACATCGAGGCCGCCGGCAGCGTTCTGCTGCTCGGCCCACAGCAGGTAGTTGGGCTCCTGGCTGACCTGCGCGCCGCCGGTCCAGGGGCCGGTGCGCGACATCGAATAGCCGATGCGCACCGGCGTGGACTGCGCGAGCAGCTGAGGCGCGAAGGACATCGCGCCCACCGTGGCGGCAGCGCGTTGGATGAGCAGACGTCGATTGGGATGGGCGGCCATGGCGTTGTCTCCTGGAGTGGTGTGAACCGGGTTTTCATCGTAGGCACAAGCGAGCGCCAACGCTATGCTGACCGTGCACTTGCGGCTTGTCCAAACGCGCACAACGATCCGGGTTAACCCTCGATTTCAAGCACGGTGCAAGCGTGCCTGCCCGCCCATAATTTCTTTTCACGTGTTGCCGCCACCGAAAACCTCGATCGCATGGCCTCTTCTTCCATCATGAGCACCGACATCGCTGCACCCGCCGAGCGCGCGGCGATCTGGCGCGAGTGGGTGTGGACGCATTTCGGTGGCCTGGAGTCCGACCTGTACGGCGACACGGGTTTTGATGGCCACATGCAGGCTTCGAACGCGGGCGACGTGGTGCTGACGAAGCTGGAGGCGAACCGGCACCGCGTGCTGCGCAGCCCGCAGTTGGCGCGTGGCAGCGAGCGGGCGTACCTGAAGATCGTCGCGCCCTGGCGCGGCAGCGCGGGCGTGCAGCAGCACAACCGCGAGGCCTAGGTGCGGCCTGGGGGTTGGGCCATCTACGACACGACGGGCAGTTACGAGATCGCGAACCCGGAGCGGGTGGAGCATCTGATCGTGATGTTGCCCAAGGAGCAACTCACCGAACGCGGGCTGCGGCTGGAGCCGCTGATGGCGCGCCATGTGGGTGGCGTGAATGGGATCGCGCGGGTGGCGCTGGAGACCATGCGCACCACGTACCAGGAGCTGCCGGGCATGAGCGAAAACGCCGCGCGCGGTGCCGGCGAGTTGATCGTGGAGCTGGTGCGCCTGTCGTTGCAGGAGCTGGCGGGGCGCGAGAGCAGTGCCACGCAGCTGGAGGCTTTTCGAGACCGCATCCGCGAGCATATCGGCCAGCATCTGCGCGACCCTTCGCTCACGCTGGACCACATCGCTCAGGCGCTCAACTGCAGCAAGCGGCATCTGCACAACGCGTTCAGCGCGGAGGAGGACACGCCTGCGCACTACATCCTGCGCCAGCGCATCCAGGCCTGCATGCGGGAATTGGCGCAGCCGGCGCGCGCGGACCGCACCATCACCGAGATCGCATTTTCCTGGGGCTTCAACAACGGGGCGCATTTCAGCCGGGTGTTTCGGGAGCACACGGGGCAGTCGCCGAGCGATTTCCGCGAGGCTGCCTTGCGGTCTCGCTCTTCCGCTGTTTGAGTTTCTTCTCTCTCGCTGCGTTTCGTGCATCGACCTCGCGTCAGGACGATGGCGGTACCCGCGTTCTCCGGCCCCCGTCGCGGGCGTCTGCCCGGGTCCGCCTGAATTGCTTCGTCAACCCCGTTGCGTCGTTCGCCCCCTGTGGCAACCGCGAAATGGGCCTGCGCACGGCGTCCCGGACCGTCCGGCCTTCCCACCAAGCTGGAACGAAACAATGAGAAATGTCAGCGAACCGAACAGGCCAAAGAAACCTTCATCGCCATCTGCTGCAAAGCCTGCCAGGGATCGGCCGGCCAGGTCGGCACCTTGAGCCCCTTGACGATGCCGTCCACCGTGTGTGCATCGTCCAACCACTTCGACAAGGTGGCAATGCTCAACAAGGGCAGCGCACGCTCCATGAGCTTTTCCTTCAAACCCCACACGCGGTTCTCGCGCAACGCCATGGGCAGAGGACGACCTGCATCCATCGCCAAACGGATGCGGTGCAAGGTGCGGATGTCTTCCGACAAGGCCCAGTGCACCAGCACCGGCGCTTCGCCCTCGGCCTGCAGGCCATCGAGCATGCGCTGCACCCGCTGCACCTGACCGCCCAGCACGGCCTCGGCCAGCTTGAAGGCGTCGTAGCGCGCCACGTTCAACACCGCCGACTCCACCTGCTCGAAACCCAACTCGCCCGCCGGGTGCAGGAGCGCGAGCTTCTGGATTTCCTGGTGCGCGGCCAGCAGGTTGCCTTCCACCCGATCGGCAAAGAACTGCAGCGTGCGTTGCCCTTCTTCGCCAGCCACCACGCGCTGCCCTTGCTGCTGCAGGCGCTGCGCAATCCACTGTGGCAGCGTCTTGCGGTCCACCGGATCGAGTTTGACGGTGGCACCAAAACTCTCCAGCGCCGCGAACCACGCGCCCTTCTGCGTGGCCATGTCCAGACGCGGCAACAGCACGAGTGTGAGCGTGCTGTCGTTGCCCTGCGCCGCTTCGGCGATCTGCTGCAATGCTTGCGAACCGTCCTTGCCCGGCTTGCCGGACGGGATGCGGATTTCGATCAGTTGCTTGTCGGCGAACAGGCTCATCGAGCCGCCGCTGGCCAGTACCTCGCCCCAGTCGAAATGGGCGCCTGCCACGGTGTGCACCGTGCGCTCGGTGTAGCCCTGCTCGCGCGCCACCGCGCGGATCGCATCGGCCGCCTCCTGCACCAGCAATGGTTCGTCTCCATGCAAGGTGTAAAGGCTCTTCAAGCCGCGCTGCAGCTGGGCCGTGAGTTGCGGGGCAGCAATCTGCATGGCACGGGCCTCAGAGCGACTTCACGGCGGCCATGCGGCGCACCACCTGCTGCACGGCGTCCGACGCCATGTCGCGGTACAGCAGCTCTTCCTCGGCGGCCTTGGAGAGCACCGCCGTTTCACTGAAGCTCATGTCGCGCTCCAGCAGCAGCTCGGTATCTTCGATCAGTTCTTTCTCGTTCGCCGCGCGCAACCGGAAGGTGAAGCGCGTGCGCAGTTGCAACTCGCGCACCTGCCCCGCGGCCGTCTGGCCCACCGCGATGCGTTCGCGCTGGTCGGTGGTCACGGTGAGCACCACCTGCGCAGGCGTGCTGGCGGGCGTGGCGCTGGTGATCACGGTGAGGCCATTGGTGATCAAGGCCGTGCGCAACTCACGCGCCACCGGCGTGTTCTCGCTACCGGCGATGCGCACGGTCTGGAAGGCGAAGGTAGGCGCCTTGCGCAGCGCAAAGCCGCAGCCCGACGCACCCCACACCGCCGCGCCGGCCACCAGGGTCTGAAGCGTGCGCCGGCGCATCGTGGAAACGCTGGGAGATGTCATGCCTTGGGCCCTCGATCAGACGACGATGTTGACCAGGCGGCCGGGCACGACCACCACCTTTTTCGGCGCGGCGCCCGCGGCCTGCTTGGCGAAGGCCTCGCTGGCCAGCGCCGCCGCTTCGATGGTCGCCTTGTCGGCGTTGGCCGCCACGGTGACGCTGCCGCGGTGCTTGCCGTTGATCTGCAGCACGAGTTCGAGCTCGTCGCGCTTCAGCGCGGCTTCATCGGCCTTGGGCCAGGGCGCGTCGAGCAGTTCGCCCGCGTAGCCCAACCCGCTCCAGAGCGCGTGCGCCGCGTGCGGCGTGGCCGGATAGATGCAACGCAGCAGGATGCCGAAGCTCTCGGCCAGCGCGGCGTTGTCCGCAGCACTGCCATCGGACTTGAAGTCTTCCAGCGCGTTGAGCATCTTCATCGCACCCGAGACCACGGTGTTGTATTGCATGCGCTGGTAGTCGTAGTCCACCTGCTTGAGCACGGTGTGGATTTCCAGGCGCAGCGCCTTGGCCGCCTTCGACAGGGCTTGGCCCGACACACCGGCCGCGCGTTCACCCAGCGCACCCAGCGGCGCGAGCTTGAGGCCGAACGCCCAGACACGGCGCAGAAAGCGGTAGCTGCCCTCCACCGCCGCGTCGTTCCACTCCAGCGTGGCCTCTGGCGGCGCGGTGAACATGGTGTAGAGACGCGCCGTGTCGGCACCGTATTTCTCGATCAGGTCCTGCGGATCCACACCGTTGTTCTTGGACTTGGACATGGTGCCCACGCCCTCGTAGTCGATGACCGTGCCCACGGGCAGCATGCCATCGCCACTGGTGGCCGGGTTTTTCAGCTTCGCACCGACGATCTTGCCGCCTTCGTCGAGCACGTGCTCCACATCGTGCGGCCAGAAATAGTCCTTGCCGCCCTTGGCGGTGCGGCGGCTGTAGATGTGGTTGAGCACCATGCCCTGCGTGAGCAGGTGGGTGAAGGGTTCGTCCACCTTCACCAGGCCGAGGTCGCGCATGACCTTGGTCCAGAAGCGCGCGTAGAGCAGGTGCAGGATGGCGTGCTCGATGCCGCCGATGTACTGGTCCATGCCGCTGCCGCCCACGGCCAGCTTCTGGTCCCGCATCCAGTAGTCGGTGCCCTCGGCCACCATCTTCTCGGTGTTGGTCGGGTCGCAGTAGCGCATGAAGTACCAGGACGAATCCACGAAGGTGTCCATGGTGTCGGTTTCGCGCCGCGCGGGTTGGCCGCACACCGGGCACACCACGCCGGCGTGGAAGCCTTCGTGCTTGTGCAGCGGGTTGCCCGAGCCGTCGGGAATGCAGTCTTGCGGCAGCACCACCGGCAGGTCTTTCTCGGGCACCGGCACCGCGCCGTGCTCGGCGCAATGGATGATCGGGATCGGCGTGCCCCAGTAGCGCTGGCGGCTCACGCCCCAGTCGCGCAGGCGGAAGGTGGTCTTCTTCTCGCCCAGGCCCTTCTCAGCCACCAGTTGCGCGACTTTGTCGACCGCGGCCTTGAAAGCCAGGCCATCGAGCACGCCGGAGTTCACGCACACGCCGCGCTGCTTGTCGGCGTACCAGTCGGCCCACACCTCGGTGCTGAAGGTTTCGCCTTCGACGCCGATGACGGGCACGATCTTCAAACCGTACTTGTTCGCGAAGGCAAAGTCGCGCTCGTCGTGCGCTGGCACGCCCATGACCGCGCCGTCCCCGTAGCCCATGAGCACGTAGTTGCCCACCCACACGTCCACCGCATCACCTGTGAGAGGGTGCGTCACGGTCAGGCCGGTGGGCATGCCCTTCTTCTCCTGCGTGGCGAGTTCGGCTTCGGTCGTGCCGCCGGTTTTGCATTCTTCGATGAACGCGGCCAACGCCTGGTTCTTCGCGGCGGCGTGCGTGGCCAGCGGGTGCTCGGGCGCCACCGCGCAGAAGGTCACGCCCATGAGGGTGTCGGCCCGCGTGGTGAACACGTACATCTTGCCGTCGCCGATCAGCGCGCCGGTGTCGTCCTTGATCGTGTGTGGAAAGGCGAAGCGCACGCCCTCGCTCTTGCCGATCCAGTTCTCCTGCATCAGCCGCACCTTGTCGGGCCAGCCGTTGAGCGTGGCCTTGGGATTGCCGATCTGCACGTGGTCGAGCAGCTCTTCGGCGTAGGCGGTGATGTTGAGGTAGTAGCCCGGGATCTCGCGCTTTTCCACCACCGCACCGGTGCGCCAGCCTTTGCCGTCGATCACCTGTTCGTTGGCCAGCACCGTCTGGTCCACCGGGTCCCAGTTGACGACCTGGGTCTTGCGGTAGGCGATGCCCTTCTCCAGCATCTTGAGGAACAGCCACTGGTTCCACCGGTAGTAGCTCGGGTCGCAGGTGGCCACTTCGCGCGACCAGTCGATGGCCAGGCCCATGGCCTGCATCTGCTGCTTCATGTAGGCGATGTTTTCGTAGGTCCACTTCGCGGGCGGCACACCGTTTTTGAGCGCCGCGTTTTCCGCCGGCAGGCCGAAGGCGTCCCAGCCCATGGGCATGAGCACGTTGTGGCCGTTCATGCGCAGGTAGCGCGTGAGCATGTCGTTGATGGTGTAGTTGCGCACATGGCCCATGTGCAGCTTGCCACTGGGGTAGGGCAGCATCGAGCAGGCGTAGAACTTGGGCTTGCTCGCGTCCTCGGTCACGCGGTAGGCGTCGTTGGCATTCCAGTGGGCGTGCGCGGCGCGCTCGACTTCCGTGTGGGCGTATTTGTCTTGAAGCATGAACCAGAGGCCGATTCGGGCCGGGAACGGGGTGGAGGAAGGCTGCGCGCCGGGCGCAAAGGGATGCGGGATTTTAGGCCTTGCTCCGAGCCGCAGCCCGGGGCTGCGACATTCAGCGCGGCGCGGTCGGCGGCGCGTCGGCCACGAAGCCGATGCGCGAGAGCCCGGCGGTCTGCGCCAGACCGATCAGCTGCACCACGCGGCCATAGGACACGGTGGTGTCGGCGCGCAATTGCAGCTCGGTGGCGGGGTTGCGTCGCGCGGCCTCCTGCAGGCGCTGACGCAAGGCGTCCTCGTCCATCGGCTCGTCGTTCCAAAACAAGCGGCCTTGGGCGTCCAGCGCGACAGACACAAAAGACTCGGCCGTGGACGGCGTGCTCGCCGGCACCTCGGCGCGGGGCAGCTCCAACGCCAGCCGGTTGGCCATGAAAGGCGCGGCGATGATGAAGATCACCAGCAGCACCAGCATCACATCCACCAGGGGCGTAACGTTGATGTCGCTCATGGGCCGATCGCCCGCAGGGCGTTCCAGCCGGCCGAAGCTCATACCCCCACGCTCCACCGCCTCATGCACACCCCCCGTGCGCCAACAGTTCGCGCAGATCCCGCGCAAAGCCCTCCAGATCGGCCTCGATACGGGCAATCTGGCGGCCGAGCACGTTGTAGGCGAGCACGGCGGGAATCGCCACCGCCAGGCCAGCGGCGGTCATCACCAGCGCTTCGCCCACCGGACCCGAGACCTGCTCGATGCGAAACGGGCCGTCCAGCCCGATGCCGGTGAGCGCGTGGTAGATGCCCCAGACCGTGCCCAGCAGGCCCACAAAGGGCGCGGTCGACCCCACAGTGGCCAACAGCACCTGGCCAAATTGCAAGCGGTGCAGCACCTGGTGCAAGGCATCGCGCAAGACCCGGGTGAGCTGCTGCGCGCGGTCCCCGGCAGCGGCCA
The sequence above is a segment of the Hydrogenophaga sp. BPS33 genome. Coding sequences within it:
- a CDS encoding branched-chain amino acid ABC transporter permease — its product is MTSRQILIRDLLVLFGLAGWGVALPGIASDFVVSMALTCLMYVALSSSWALFCGTTRYLSLATSAFFGIGAYAGAILLEQVPWSQAIALGALIAAAVAVLMGAAVLHLRGTYFAVLTFGMTELIRHAISYFEKSVTGTVGRVLMVVPERDTIYFTVLLLALLTVALSIAIRRTRFGLAMQGIGADEQRAQTLGVNTRTVKIAGFALTAAVAGAVGAAMSVRWTYIDPHTVFNPFIGFQTVLIALIGGAATLWGPLIAAIVFSVLAETLRLQVPQIYMMALGLLLIVSVLYLPGGLASVRLETFRGWRDSFKAWWTDIRDDLSGETRRRKQREKEQRERRHVY
- a CDS encoding branched-chain amino acid ABC transporter permease, which translates into the protein MSFSAWLELIASGLITGGIYALVALGLNLQYGLMRILNIAHGEFLMVGAFLTWMVQTSFGLSPLWMIPVSFGLLFAVGIAVHWLCFRRLTATSPNLDVFEARGLMVAFGLMFLVQNVISYVWGGDLRGYDYLTQPLAIPLPGGHAQFAVNKLVVFTLSLLFAGALIVLLRTTLLGKGVRALMQSPTGAQLVGINTRRLHPLMFGIGLGLSGVAGCLLSMAYTISPSMGEPYTVTALIVITLGGFGSMGGALAGGLLLGVIEALGMHFTNPSLKALLSYVVFIGVLLLRPEGLFARKSRKA
- a CDS encoding amino acid ABC transporter substrate-binding protein, with the protein product MAAHPNRRLLIQRAAATVGAMSFAPQLLAQSTPVRIGYSMSRTGPWTGGAQVSQEPNYLLWAEQQNAAGGLDVKGVRRKIELISSDDRSDMETVVRTYEKLMGSDKVDLVLPPWGSNANFAVAPLANRLGYPFLAPTALSRRLAEMKLPYFFLLLQQPKPMCDALVEMFKANGVKTVAVVYVDDLFGLENYSALKVALQGTGISLVQDTSYPGGVKDLSPTLRSIKDKNPDAFVGFTYPPDTILASRQAKEIGFNPKFFYASVGTAFPLYKNVMTPAGAEGVLGMGSWNSKTSPGAKAYFDAHVASQKKEPDRWASGACWAGLEILTNACKQVGLDRKAIRDYVANTTHKTIIGDIKFNGSENVGTPGTVGQWQNGEFEVVWPQKLATAKLNPNKPVWK
- the holA gene encoding DNA polymerase III subunit delta, which codes for MQIAAPQLTAQLQRGLKSLYTLHGDEPLLVQEAADAIRAVAREQGYTERTVHTVAGAHFDWGEVLASGGSMSLFADKQLIEIRIPSGKPGKDGSQALQQIAEAAQGNDSTLTLVLLPRLDMATQKGAWFAALESFGATVKLDPVDRKTLPQWIAQRLQQQGQRVVAGEEGQRTLQFFADRVEGNLLAAHQEIQKLALLHPAGELGFEQVESAVLNVARYDAFKLAEAVLGGQVQRVQRMLDGLQAEGEAPVLVHWALSEDIRTLHRIRLAMDAGRPLPMALRENRVWGLKEKLMERALPLLSIATLSKWLDDAHTVDGIVKGLKVPTWPADPWQALQQMAMKVSLACSVR
- a CDS encoding LPS-assembly lipoprotein LptE, with the protein product MTSPSVSTMRRRTLQTLVAGAAVWGASGCGFALRKAPTFAFQTVRIAGSENTPVARELRTALITNGLTVITSATPASTPAQVVLTVTTDQRERIAVGQTAAGQVRELQLRTRFTFRLRAANEKELIEDTELLLERDMSFSETAVLSKAAEEELLYRDMASDAVQQVVRRMAAVKSL
- the leuS gene encoding leucine--tRNA ligase — protein: MLQDKYAHTEVERAAHAHWNANDAYRVTEDASKPKFYACSMLPYPSGKLHMGHVRNYTINDMLTRYLRMNGHNVLMPMGWDAFGLPAENAALKNGVPPAKWTYENIAYMKQQMQAMGLAIDWSREVATCDPSYYRWNQWLFLKMLEKGIAYRKTQVVNWDPVDQTVLANEQVIDGKGWRTGAVVEKREIPGYYLNITAYAEELLDHVQIGNPKATLNGWPDKVRLMQENWIGKSEGVRFAFPHTIKDDTGALIGDGKMYVFTTRADTLMGVTFCAVAPEHPLATHAAAKNQALAAFIEECKTGGTTEAELATQEKKGMPTGLTVTHPLTGDAVDVWVGNYVLMGYGDGAVMGVPAHDERDFAFANKYGLKIVPVIGVEGETFSTEVWADWYADKQRGVCVNSGVLDGLAFKAAVDKVAQLVAEKGLGEKKTTFRLRDWGVSRQRYWGTPIPIIHCAEHGAVPVPEKDLPVVLPQDCIPDGSGNPLHKHEGFHAGVVCPVCGQPARRETDTMDTFVDSSWYFMRYCDPTNTEKMVAEGTDYWMRDQKLAVGGSGMDQYIGGIEHAILHLLYARFWTKVMRDLGLVKVDEPFTHLLTQGMVLNHIYSRRTAKGGKDYFWPHDVEHVLDEGGKIVGAKLKNPATSGDGMLPVGTVIDYEGVGTMSKSKNNGVDPQDLIEKYGADTARLYTMFTAPPEATLEWNDAAVEGSYRFLRRVWAFGLKLAPLGALGERAAGVSGQALSKAAKALRLEIHTVLKQVDYDYQRMQYNTVVSGAMKMLNALEDFKSDGSAADNAALAESFGILLRCIYPATPHAAHALWSGLGYAGELLDAPWPKADEAALKRDELELVLQINGKHRGSVTVAANADKATIEAAALASEAFAKQAAGAAPKKVVVVPGRLVNIVV
- a CDS encoding ExbD/TolR family protein, with the translated sequence MSFGRLERPAGDRPMSDINVTPLVDVMLVLLVIFIIAAPFMANRLALELPRAEVPASTPSTAESFVSVALDAQGRLFWNDEPMDEDALRQRLQEAARRNPATELQLRADTTVSYGRVVQLIGLAQTAGLSRIGFVADAPPTAPR
- a CDS encoding MotA/TolQ/ExbB proton channel family protein, whose product is MGEGVGQGLFYTLSQADALGRVVAILLLAMSVASWVVILWKGWLLRRARRDLQLSTAAFWQASDLDDAQSRLHTFDAQQIVLPLLQAARGLEAAAPHTLAAAGDRAQQLTRVLRDALHQVLHRLQFGQVLLATVGSTAPFVGLLGTVWGIYHALTGIGLDGPFRIEQVSGPVGEALVMTAAGLAVAIPAVLAYNVLGRQIARIEADLEGFARDLRELLAHGGCA